A window from Candidatus Macondimonas diazotrophica encodes these proteins:
- the rimP gene encoding ribosome maturation factor RimP: MTGLVAVGSLHERLKRLLEPVVEEMGYELICVEYRQGDPQRVRLYIDGPDGIGLEDCERVSRQVVGILDVHDPVPGEYVLEVSSPGDDRPLVKPQHFMRFKGERIRVRTLAPIARRRNFTGQLVEVAPESIVLNVDGEQVNLRFDELEMARLAPQLDTAGPRRGSKR; the protein is encoded by the coding sequence TTGACGGGTTTGGTCGCGGTAGGCTCGTTGCACGAACGCCTGAAGCGTCTGCTTGAGCCGGTGGTGGAAGAGATGGGCTATGAGCTGATCTGCGTGGAATATCGTCAAGGCGATCCGCAGCGGGTGCGGTTGTACATTGACGGGCCTGACGGAATCGGGCTTGAAGATTGCGAGCGCGTCAGTCGGCAGGTGGTCGGCATTCTTGACGTCCATGACCCGGTGCCGGGGGAGTATGTCTTGGAAGTGTCCTCTCCGGGCGATGACCGCCCGTTGGTCAAGCCACAGCATTTCATGCGTTTCAAAGGGGAGCGTATCCGGGTGCGGACACTGGCGCCGATAGCCAGGCGCCGTAATTTTACCGGGCAGCTGGTTGAGGTCGCGCCGGAATCCATTGTGCTGAATGTCGATGGTGAGCAGGTGAACTTGCGTTTCGATGAGCTCGAAATGGCGCGATTGGCACCACAGCTCGATACCGCCGGACCACGCCGAGGATCAAAACGATGA